The proteins below come from a single Desulfitobacterium metallireducens DSM 15288 genomic window:
- the istB gene encoding IS21-like element helper ATPase IstB, with protein sequence MVNETTIGKLNEMRLTAMAESFRQQLQDPSYTALNFEERFGLMVDTEWARRKNNKLTRLIRKADLYFNQACIEDIEYHADRKLDKAQIARLSTCTYIQEKHNIIILGASGAGKTYLSCAFGIAACRNFYTVKYIRLPDLLNELAVARGEGIYKKVMKQYKQVSLLILDEWLLVPLGNSEARDLLEIVEARHKKGSTIFSSQFSPAGWHGKIGEDTLADAILDRIVHDSYTILIDGQDSMRKRKGIQE encoded by the coding sequence ATGGTTAACGAAACAACAATCGGCAAGCTTAATGAAATGCGACTCACTGCTATGGCAGAATCATTTCGCCAACAACTTCAAGATCCATCCTATACCGCATTAAATTTTGAAGAACGATTCGGGCTCATGGTGGACACGGAATGGGCAAGGCGTAAGAACAATAAACTCACTCGCCTCATCCGCAAAGCCGATCTTTACTTTAATCAAGCGTGCATTGAGGATATTGAATATCATGCGGATAGGAAATTGGACAAAGCACAAATCGCTCGGTTATCAACATGTACTTACATCCAAGAAAAACACAACATCATTATCCTTGGTGCTTCCGGCGCAGGAAAAACCTATCTCAGCTGTGCCTTCGGTATTGCCGCCTGCCGCAACTTCTATACAGTGAAGTATATTCGGCTTCCCGATTTACTGAATGAACTGGCAGTAGCACGAGGAGAAGGTATCTACAAAAAAGTAATGAAGCAATACAAGCAAGTCAGTCTGCTCATTCTAGATGAATGGTTACTCGTTCCACTGGGTAATAGTGAAGCACGTGATCTTTTAGAAATCGTGGAAGCGAGACACAAAAAGGGATCAACCATTTTCAGTTCTCAATTTTCACCCGCCGGATGGCATGGCAAAATTGGTGAGGATACTTTAGCTGATGCCATCTTGGACAGAATTGTTCATGATTCCTATACAATCTTGATCGATGGCCAAGATTCCATGCGTAAACGCAAAGGAATACAGGAATAA
- the istA gene encoding IS21 family transposase: MTNYREILRLISQGISQRSIAVSCECSRNTVAKVVKRSNELNITWPLNPDRTNGELHKLFYPESTLPPTRKRPDNEYIHKEMAKSGVTLSLLWNEYCESCRLSNEIPLMYTQFCYHYQQYVAKTKATMHIGRKPGEQMEVDWAGQTASLVDTDTGESIAAYIFVAVLPYSQYAYVEAFLNQGQESWITAHVNAYKYFGGVTRILVPDNLKTGVERSSWYTPIINKSYHEMAEHYGTAVIPARVRKPKDKPSVEGTVGTISTWIVAALRRQQFFSLPELNLAIREKLEAFNSKPFQKKTGSRQSVFREEEKALLLPLPAVPYELAVWKVATVQFNYHVTVEKMHYSVPYEYIKHKVDVRITRYVVEVFFNNHRICSHPRLHGRPGQYSTVTEHMLEDHQKYTAWNGERFVSWAENVGKHTAVVVKAILSSHRIEQQGYKSCMGLLKLADKYSVSRLEAACEKALSYTPNPSYKSIQTIIKTGQDKIVKEEPVNPEKSSNSFGFTRGADYYRRNS, encoded by the coding sequence ATGACCAATTATCGAGAGATTCTTCGGCTAATTAGCCAAGGAATCAGTCAACGCAGCATCGCAGTGAGCTGCGAATGCTCACGCAACACTGTTGCCAAGGTGGTGAAACGATCCAACGAGCTTAATATTACTTGGCCGTTAAACCCAGATCGGACGAATGGTGAATTGCACAAGCTTTTCTATCCTGAATCCACATTACCTCCTACCCGAAAGCGCCCGGATAATGAGTACATTCATAAAGAAATGGCGAAAAGCGGAGTAACGCTCAGTCTGCTTTGGAATGAATACTGCGAATCCTGCAGACTCAGCAATGAGATTCCCCTCATGTATACTCAGTTTTGCTACCATTATCAGCAGTATGTGGCGAAGACCAAAGCGACCATGCATATCGGACGAAAGCCTGGCGAACAAATGGAGGTCGACTGGGCAGGCCAAACGGCAAGCCTCGTGGATACGGATACAGGAGAGAGCATTGCTGCCTACATATTTGTAGCTGTTCTACCGTACAGTCAATATGCTTATGTGGAAGCTTTTCTGAATCAAGGCCAAGAATCCTGGATTACAGCTCATGTCAATGCCTACAAGTATTTTGGAGGCGTTACACGGATTCTTGTACCGGATAATCTGAAGACCGGTGTGGAACGCTCCTCATGGTATACGCCTATAATCAACAAGTCTTATCACGAAATGGCCGAGCACTATGGGACCGCTGTTATTCCTGCTCGGGTAAGAAAGCCCAAGGATAAACCCAGTGTTGAAGGGACGGTTGGCACCATTTCCACCTGGATCGTTGCGGCTCTCCGTCGTCAACAATTCTTTTCTCTTCCAGAACTTAACCTGGCGATACGAGAGAAACTGGAGGCCTTCAACAGTAAACCGTTTCAGAAGAAAACGGGAAGCCGTCAGAGCGTATTTCGAGAAGAAGAGAAAGCCCTGTTACTACCTCTTCCCGCAGTACCCTATGAATTAGCAGTTTGGAAGGTTGCCACCGTCCAATTTAACTATCATGTTACTGTAGAGAAAATGCATTACAGCGTCCCTTATGAATACATCAAACACAAAGTCGATGTCCGAATCACCCGTTATGTAGTTGAAGTGTTTTTTAATAATCACCGGATATGTTCCCATCCTCGCTTGCATGGTCGTCCCGGACAATACAGCACAGTTACGGAACATATGCTGGAAGACCATCAAAAGTATACAGCATGGAATGGCGAACGCTTCGTATCTTGGGCAGAAAACGTTGGTAAACATACCGCCGTGGTAGTGAAGGCAATCTTGTCTTCTCACCGTATAGAACAACAAGGCTACAAAAGCTGTATGGGTTTACTCAAACTAGCAGATAAATACTCGGTTAGTCGCTTAGAAGCAGCCTGTGAAAAAGCACTCTCCTACACACCCAACCCCAGCTACAAAAGCATTCAGACCATCATCAAAACGGGACAAGACAAAATCGTCAAGGAAGAGCCGGTTAACCCTGAGAAATCCTCTAACAGCTTTGGTTTTACCCGAGGCGCAGACTACTACAGGAGGAATTCATAA